A genome region from Streptomyces sp. SAI-135 includes the following:
- a CDS encoding bifunctional serine/threonine-protein kinase/ABC transporter substrate-binding protein, whose amino-acid sequence MTEKLTPSDPGRIGGHRLLARLGAGGMGVVYLGRAESGELAAVKVILPEYADQAEFRARFRREVAAARRVDSPWAVPVTGADPDAPAPWLATAFVPGPSLAEAVAACGPLPPHGVRILGRMLARALTAVHDAGLVHRDVKPGNVLLAVDGPRLIDFGIARATEETALTSADMVVGTPGFLAPEQAQAQPTSPASDVFALGCLLSYAATGRLPFGTGAVDALLYRTVHDEPDLEGVPDDTRALLERCLAKDPAARPTAREVDETLVEDTPQDTVDWLPDAVVRLIADRSAAMLALPDIEATALDTRADEQPVEVPADAPPFTSRRRFLILGGGAALLAAGGCAALWAAQRDDDAARSASSGARRWILGVQADLTGPQKVIGEAQERGVRLAVEQFNSRKDKPFTLALKTVDDRGDATRAGKVARTLAADRDLLAVIGSTGDKTTGASLDSYDAQLVPQITVSSAQSEYGTAKPGHFLQAVPDYINLPGTAASSLYTQGARRVGVLIDRAGGIPAWQLGHTMFQYLGFLKIATEPRVVPRLAETLAPVVAEMAALQPDAFVYMGTPARAAAVARALAQTDFNGLRVLGYPAADAQFLTGAGSAADGWQIFAPYIDPSAAPVRAFATAYRKRYGSAPPYWAAEAYDVARMVITRLTEAGGRPSGNRLYDLLQKGTYKGLVRTYAFDKEDRWLLKSPDVFRYEVKDGRYSYAGKVGI is encoded by the coding sequence ATGACCGAGAAACTCACCCCGTCCGACCCGGGCCGCATCGGCGGCCACCGGCTGCTCGCCCGGCTCGGCGCCGGCGGCATGGGCGTCGTCTACCTGGGGCGCGCTGAGTCGGGGGAGCTGGCCGCCGTCAAGGTGATCCTGCCCGAGTACGCCGACCAGGCCGAGTTCCGCGCGCGCTTCCGCCGTGAGGTCGCCGCCGCACGGCGCGTGGACAGCCCGTGGGCCGTGCCGGTCACCGGCGCCGACCCGGACGCACCCGCGCCCTGGCTAGCCACCGCCTTCGTCCCCGGCCCCTCGCTCGCCGAGGCCGTCGCCGCCTGCGGTCCGCTGCCGCCGCACGGTGTGCGCATCCTAGGCCGGATGCTGGCCCGCGCCCTGACCGCCGTACATGACGCGGGACTTGTGCACCGCGACGTCAAGCCGGGCAATGTGCTGCTCGCCGTCGACGGCCCCCGCCTCATCGACTTCGGTATCGCCCGTGCTACCGAGGAGACGGCGCTGACCTCGGCCGACATGGTTGTCGGCACACCCGGATTCCTCGCCCCGGAGCAGGCCCAGGCGCAGCCCACCTCGCCCGCCAGTGATGTTTTCGCCCTCGGCTGTCTCCTCTCCTACGCCGCCACCGGCCGCCTGCCCTTCGGCACCGGTGCCGTGGACGCCCTCCTGTACCGCACGGTGCACGACGAGCCCGACCTTGAGGGTGTCCCCGACGACACGCGCGCCTTGTTGGAGCGCTGCCTGGCCAAGGACCCGGCCGCCCGGCCCACCGCCCGCGAGGTGGACGAGACGCTGGTCGAGGACACACCACAGGACACCGTCGACTGGCTGCCCGACGCCGTCGTACGGCTCATCGCGGACCGCTCCGCCGCGATGCTCGCCCTGCCGGACATCGAGGCGACGGCCCTCGACACGAGGGCGGACGAACAGCCGGTGGAGGTTCCCGCCGACGCGCCCCCTTTCACCAGTCGCCGCCGTTTCCTCATACTCGGCGGCGGCGCGGCCCTGCTCGCGGCCGGCGGCTGTGCCGCCCTCTGGGCCGCACAGCGCGACGATGACGCCGCCCGAAGTGCCTCGTCCGGCGCCCGCCGCTGGATCCTCGGCGTTCAGGCCGACCTGACGGGCCCGCAGAAAGTCATCGGTGAGGCCCAGGAACGCGGCGTCCGGCTCGCCGTCGAACAGTTCAACTCCCGCAAGGACAAGCCCTTCACGCTCGCCCTCAAGACGGTCGATGACCGGGGCGATGCGACCCGCGCCGGCAAGGTGGCCCGTACCCTCGCCGCCGATCGCGACCTGCTCGCCGTCATTGGCTCGACCGGTGACAAGACCACCGGGGCGAGCCTCGACAGCTACGACGCACAGCTTGTCCCTCAGATCACGGTGTCCTCCGCGCAGTCCGAGTACGGCACCGCGAAGCCCGGTCACTTCCTCCAGGCCGTCCCCGATTACATAAACCTGCCCGGCACGGCGGCCTCCTCCCTGTACACACAGGGCGCCCGGCGCGTGGGCGTGCTGATCGACCGCGCCGGCGGCATCCCAGCCTGGCAGCTCGGCCATACGATGTTCCAGTACCTCGGTTTCCTCAAGATCGCCACTGAGCCGCGCGTCGTACCGCGGCTGGCCGAGACCCTCGCCCCGGTGGTCGCTGAGATGGCCGCGCTCCAGCCGGACGCTTTCGTCTACATGGGCACCCCCGCCCGCGCCGCGGCCGTCGCACGCGCCCTCGCGCAGACGGACTTCAACGGCCTGCGCGTGCTCGGCTACCCGGCTGCCGACGCGCAGTTCCTGACCGGCGCGGGCAGTGCCGCCGACGGCTGGCAGATCTTCGCCCCGTACATCGACCCGTCGGCCGCCCCCGTCCGAGCCTTCGCCACCGCCTACCGGAAGCGCTACGGTTCCGCACCCCCCTACTGGGCGGCGGAGGCGTACGACGTGGCCCGTATGGTCATCACCCGCCTCACCGAGGCAGGCGGCCGGCCCTCCGGGAACAGGCTGTACGACCTGCTGCAGAAGGGCACGTACAAGGGACTGGTCCGGACGTACGCGTTCGACAAGGAGGACCGGTGGTTGCTCAAGAGCCCTGACGTCTTCCGCTACGAAGTGAAGGACGGCCGGTACTCCTACGCGGGCAAGGTCGGCATCTGA
- a CDS encoding bifunctional serine/threonine-protein kinase/ABC transporter substrate-binding protein, which produces MQPLTAADPEDISGHRLLARLGAGGMGVVYLARTTGGALVALKTIRAEHAADPAFRTRFRREVTAVRGLTGRWLVPVVAADTEAQEPWLATEFVPGPSLVEAVDGFGALPVAAVRTLGSRLADALTAVHAAGVVHRDVKPGNVLLALDGPRLIDFGIAYAAGATELTAPDAVVGTPGFLAPEQAQARAGEVGPPSDVFSLGCVLAYAASGRRPFGTGNAAGVLFRTVHEEPDLADVPSELQALTGACLAKDPTRRPTAQEAAAMLRDPRIPLAREISENQQGHWLPPALLRVVAERSARALDVPTPQRPTRQPTDEARATDPTPSHPKDPRPATRRRVLLMGSAAAASLAAVGGGATAYLAAGKAVTGGALPVHTLGFQADLSGTNKADGLAQERGARLAVEHHNARAGITFRLALDTADDRGDATRAKQAAQRLTEAGVSAVLGPNTATAALAAGPLYQAADTGMVLISVDDARLDDARLRTLCITRAPEDYLALPLISYLTDVRPVDRTAVIDDRAAGPTGSDLTNFVAQNPPQQGTSSVHSVAAESDDFGPAVRAALAARAQAVVFSGTSPERAARCARALTEAGFSGPRLGTWHIMHPAFLQQAGTAGHNWLFGTPFTDPGSVSRDFRAAYRAKYGTTPGRWSPEAYDAVGLVARALKSLGGSADIRPRSVTPRLFGVTYKGLAKTFHVSTDGIDPQKSGALYFLFQAKGNAFHFLGRYDQVK; this is translated from the coding sequence ATGCAGCCCCTAACTGCCGCCGACCCCGAGGACATCAGTGGGCATCGACTGCTTGCCCGGCTCGGCGCGGGCGGCATGGGCGTCGTCTACCTCGCCCGCACGACAGGCGGGGCGCTCGTCGCGCTCAAAACGATCCGCGCCGAACACGCCGCGGACCCGGCCTTCCGCACCCGGTTCCGGCGCGAGGTGACGGCGGTCCGCGGCCTGACCGGGCGCTGGCTGGTGCCGGTCGTGGCCGCCGACACGGAGGCCCAGGAGCCCTGGCTGGCCACGGAGTTCGTCCCCGGACCCTCGCTGGTGGAGGCGGTCGACGGCTTCGGCGCGCTGCCCGTCGCCGCCGTACGGACCCTGGGATCCCGGCTGGCCGATGCGCTCACCGCTGTCCACGCGGCGGGAGTGGTGCACCGCGATGTGAAACCGGGCAACGTCCTGCTCGCCCTGGACGGCCCCCGGCTCATCGACTTCGGCATCGCGTATGCCGCGGGCGCCACCGAGCTCACCGCACCGGACGCCGTCGTCGGCACGCCCGGATTCCTCGCGCCGGAACAGGCACAGGCCCGCGCCGGGGAGGTCGGCCCGCCCAGCGACGTCTTCTCACTGGGCTGCGTCCTGGCCTACGCGGCCTCGGGCCGGCGCCCGTTCGGCACCGGAAACGCAGCGGGCGTCCTCTTCCGTACTGTGCACGAGGAGCCGGACCTGGCGGACGTCCCCAGCGAGCTCCAGGCTCTGACCGGTGCCTGCCTGGCCAAGGACCCGACCAGGCGGCCGACTGCCCAGGAGGCCGCCGCCATGCTCCGGGACCCACGCATCCCCCTCGCGCGGGAGATCTCCGAGAACCAACAAGGGCACTGGCTGCCGCCCGCACTCCTCCGCGTGGTCGCCGAACGCTCCGCACGAGCACTGGACGTGCCCACCCCACAACGCCCCACACGGCAACCGACGGACGAGGCCCGGGCCACCGACCCGACCCCATCGCACCCGAAGGACCCCCGCCCTGCGACCCGACGGCGCGTGCTGCTGATGGGGAGCGCGGCAGCAGCCTCCTTGGCCGCCGTCGGCGGAGGGGCCACCGCCTATCTGGCGGCCGGGAAAGCGGTCACAGGCGGCGCCCTTCCCGTGCACACCCTCGGCTTCCAGGCCGACCTCAGCGGCACGAACAAGGCGGACGGCCTCGCTCAGGAGCGCGGGGCGCGGCTCGCCGTGGAGCACCACAACGCCCGCGCCGGCATCACCTTCCGCCTCGCCCTCGACACCGCCGACGATCGGGGCGACGCGACGAGGGCCAAACAGGCGGCCCAGCGCCTGACCGAGGCCGGGGTAAGCGCGGTCCTCGGACCCAACACGGCCACCGCGGCGCTCGCCGCCGGCCCGCTCTACCAGGCCGCCGACACAGGCATGGTGCTCATTTCCGTGGACGACGCGAGACTCGACGATGCCAGACTGCGTACCCTGTGCATCACCCGCGCCCCGGAGGACTACCTGGCGCTCCCGCTGATCTCGTACCTGACCGACGTACGACCGGTCGACCGCACCGCCGTCATAGACGACCGGGCAGCGGGCCCGACGGGCTCGGACCTCACCAACTTCGTCGCACAGAACCCACCCCAGCAGGGCACGAGCAGCGTCCACTCCGTGGCCGCCGAGAGCGACGACTTCGGCCCCGCCGTCCGCGCCGCCCTCGCCGCCAGGGCGCAGGCTGTCGTCTTCAGCGGCACATCCCCTGAACGCGCCGCCCGCTGCGCCCGTGCCCTCACCGAGGCGGGCTTCTCCGGCCCGCGCCTCGGCACCTGGCACATCATGCATCCGGCCTTCCTCCAACAGGCCGGAACGGCAGGCCACAACTGGCTGTTCGGCACCCCCTTCACCGACCCCGGCAGCGTGTCCCGCGACTTCCGGGCCGCCTACCGCGCGAAGTACGGCACCACACCTGGCCGCTGGTCCCCGGAGGCGTACGACGCGGTAGGACTGGTCGCCCGCGCCCTCAAGTCGCTGGGCGGCTCGGCTGACATCCGGCCACGATCCGTAACGCCGCGACTCTTCGGCGTCACCTACAAGGGACTCGCCAAGACCTTCCACGTCAGTACCGACGGCATCGACCCCCAGAAGTCGGGGGCTTTGTACTTTCTGTTCCAGGCGAAGGGGAATGCCTTCCACTTCCTGGGACGCTACGACCAGGTCAAGTGA
- a CDS encoding HAMP domain-containing sensor histidine kinase — protein sequence MKVTGPRRRWWPRSVRARTALAAASAAAVILAGIGWWVHHDVYRQSTQITQGQTEQQFLALVDQLEKGAVPARRSTVPYEIVATGRRAAVAYGGGMEEFDPGTRHVLPAPPKAELPAPSDEGPGWGYTTRPVRLPARPDFIPGDRFGKDGGTYQVMYDDVRADELSGDTLAALGVAADAQLRVYVVVLPHAAEDIAGTITEATDRLLLRAGLVSFVLIAAVAYFAVRIALRPVEAIRVLTASVTANDPRERVTVPDTRDEIAALATTINTTLQRLDDAAARQRRFVADAAHELRSPLTTLLASLEVALAYPERTDWPAAATTAARQTRRLQALAEDLLLLARLDARTPAAGPDPVDLTALASRLTEQYPLTERPLTLTCDSTAPAYVHGNPDEYERLLRNLIDNAARHATHRIQITVRNQDDRVDLRVHDDGPGVPPEDAERIFERFVRLDDARSRDHGGTGLGLAIARDLAHRHQGTLTLTPQTLGACFQLRLPQAPTPAEK from the coding sequence GTGAAGGTGACCGGGCCGCGACGCCGCTGGTGGCCGCGTTCGGTACGAGCCCGCACGGCCCTGGCCGCCGCATCGGCCGCCGCCGTCATCCTGGCCGGCATCGGCTGGTGGGTACACCACGACGTCTACCGCCAGAGCACACAGATCACCCAAGGGCAGACGGAGCAACAGTTCCTCGCTCTCGTCGATCAGCTGGAGAAGGGTGCGGTTCCCGCTCGCCGAAGCACCGTGCCGTACGAGATCGTCGCGACCGGCCGACGCGCCGCCGTCGCCTACGGCGGAGGCATGGAGGAGTTCGATCCCGGCACCCGCCATGTGCTGCCCGCCCCACCGAAGGCCGAGTTGCCCGCCCCATCGGACGAGGGGCCCGGCTGGGGCTATACGACCCGTCCCGTGCGCCTGCCGGCGCGCCCCGACTTCATACCCGGGGACCGGTTCGGCAAGGACGGCGGAACCTACCAGGTCATGTACGACGATGTCAGGGCCGACGAGCTGAGCGGCGACACACTCGCCGCCCTGGGTGTCGCCGCCGACGCCCAACTGCGGGTCTATGTGGTGGTGCTCCCGCACGCAGCCGAGGACATCGCCGGGACCATCACCGAGGCCACCGACCGCCTGCTGCTGCGGGCCGGGCTCGTCAGCTTCGTACTGATCGCCGCCGTCGCCTACTTCGCCGTCCGTATCGCGCTGCGGCCGGTCGAAGCCATCCGCGTCCTCACCGCCTCGGTCACCGCGAACGACCCCCGCGAACGCGTCACCGTCCCCGATACGCGGGACGAGATCGCCGCCCTGGCCACCACGATCAACACCACCCTCCAGCGCCTCGACGACGCCGCCGCCCGGCAGCGTCGCTTCGTCGCGGACGCCGCCCACGAACTGCGCAGCCCCCTGACCACGCTGCTCGCCAGCCTGGAAGTCGCGCTCGCCTACCCGGAACGCACCGACTGGCCCGCCGCGGCCACCACCGCCGCACGGCAGACCCGCCGCCTCCAAGCCCTCGCCGAGGACCTGCTGCTCCTCGCCCGCCTCGACGCCCGCACCCCCGCAGCCGGCCCCGACCCCGTCGACCTGACAGCCCTCGCCTCCCGACTGACCGAGCAATACCCCCTCACCGAACGGCCGTTGACCCTCACCTGCGACAGCACCGCCCCCGCATACGTACACGGAAACCCCGACGAATACGAACGACTGCTGCGCAACCTCATCGACAACGCCGCCCGCCACGCCACACACCGCATCCAGATCACCGTCCGGAACCAGGACGACCGGGTCGACCTCAGGGTGCACGACGACGGACCAGGCGTACCCCCCGAAGACGCCGAGCGCATCTTCGAACGCTTCGTCCGCCTCGACGACGCCCGCTCCCGCGACCACGGCGGCACCGGCCTAGGCCTCGCCATCGCCCGCGACCTGGCCCACCGCCACCAAGGCACCCTCACCCTCACCCCCCAAACCCTCGGAGCATGCTTCCAACTACGCCTCCCCCAAGCCCCCACCCCAGCCGAAAAATGA
- a CDS encoding response regulator transcription factor → MRILVVEDELDLAHTLRTGLTAEGYSVDLAHDGRQGLWMARTGEYALVVLDLMLPGLNGYKVCAQLRREGNATPILVLTAKDGEWDQAEALDTGADDYLAKPFSYMVLVARLRALVRRAATVTPPVLAVGDLSLDVAARVCRRGGTRVELTPREFAVLELLARRAGQAVSKGDLLYHAWPDEAMDPNLVEARVSALRKKVDAAFHRQSLQTVRGTGYRLVDDRERD, encoded by the coding sequence ATGCGGATTCTGGTGGTGGAAGACGAGCTCGACCTGGCCCACACCCTGCGCACCGGTCTGACCGCCGAGGGCTACAGCGTCGACCTCGCCCACGACGGCCGGCAGGGGCTGTGGATGGCCCGGACCGGCGAGTACGCCCTGGTCGTACTGGACTTGATGCTGCCCGGACTCAACGGCTACAAGGTCTGCGCCCAGTTGCGCCGGGAGGGCAACGCGACCCCCATCCTCGTGCTCACCGCCAAGGACGGGGAGTGGGACCAGGCAGAGGCCCTGGACACAGGGGCCGACGACTACCTGGCCAAGCCCTTCTCCTACATGGTGCTCGTCGCACGGCTGCGGGCCCTGGTCAGACGAGCCGCCACGGTCACACCACCCGTCCTCGCCGTGGGCGACCTCTCCCTGGACGTGGCCGCCCGGGTCTGCCGCCGCGGCGGTACCCGGGTGGAGCTCACCCCGAGGGAGTTCGCCGTCCTGGAACTGCTGGCCCGCCGGGCGGGCCAGGCGGTCTCCAAAGGGGACCTCCTGTACCACGCCTGGCCCGACGAGGCCATGGACCCCAACCTGGTGGAGGCGCGCGTCAGCGCACTGCGCAAGAAGGTCGACGCGGCCTTCCACCGGCAGTCCCTGCAGACCGTGCGGGGTACCGGCTACCGATTGGTGGACGACCGTGAACGCGACTGA